AGCTCGATTCGACTCCCACTCCGGCGGCTTCTTTGCCCACTCCAAAACCCCTCGTCAACGAGGCTGCACCGCTCTCCCCTGATCCCGAGATTTCCATGGCCAATTTCACCCCCGGCAAAGCCAACACGTATGCCGAGGTTCACATTAAGGGGCCGTATCTCGCGATGACTTTTGACGACGGTCCGAGTAGCGAATACACCCCGACTCTCCTCGACGAACTCAAGAAGCGGAACATCAAAGCCACCTTCTTTCTCGTCGGCCAAAACGTAGCGGAATACCCCGATCTGGTGAAACGCATGGTCGCCGAGGGCCACGAAGTCGCCAACCACTCGTGGTCGCATCCGGCTTTCGCCAAAATGAGCGATGCCGCCGTGCGCAACGAAATCCAGAAAACCCAGGACGCCATCGTTGCCGCCTGTGGTGTGAAACCGACCCTGCTGCGCCCGCCTTACGGCTCCGTCACGCAGTCGCAGAAAAAATGGATCCCTGCGGAATTTGGCACGCAGATCATCCTCTGGTCCGTCGATCCGCTGGACTGGAAACGACCCGGCGAAAGCGTGGTTCGTTCCCGGATTCTGAGCGGCGCGGCGGACGGCGCGATCATTCTGGCGCACGACATTCACGGCGGCACGGTGAAGGCGATGCCCGAGACATTCGACCAATTGATCGCGAAAGGTTACAAGTTTGCCACCGTCTCCGAACTGCTCGCCATGGAACAGCCGAAGCCCTCGCCCACTCCCCGAGTGCTCGCCAAAGCGCCGGTAACCAAGCCAGAAGGCGAGCCGGAGAGCACACCCAAACTCCACTCT
This genomic stretch from Chthoniobacterales bacterium harbors:
- a CDS encoding polysaccharide deacetylase family protein; the protein is MKVRISLLLVSLLGLGLQTGCAQDALPTPRQLDSTPTPAASLPTPKPLVNEAAPLSPDPEISMANFTPGKANTYAEVHIKGPYLAMTFDDGPSSEYTPTLLDELKKRNIKATFFLVGQNVAEYPDLVKRMVAEGHEVANHSWSHPAFAKMSDAAVRNEIQKTQDAIVAACGVKPTLLRPPYGSVTQSQKKWIPAEFGTQIILWSVDPLDWKRPGESVVRSRILSGAADGAIILAHDIHGGTVKAMPETFDQLIAKGYKFATVSELLAMEQPKPSPTPRVLAKAPVTKPEGEPESTPKLHSKKAQ